Proteins co-encoded in one Candidatus Thiodictyon syntrophicum genomic window:
- a CDS encoding diguanylate cyclase, with product MMTVLRVGQAFREYRTTDPVDGSALLVKQALDDGASLAALRNEQRILERLQGVAGCPRLVRFDPAARELTIEDFGGIRLSPAGCQGELAPLLALSEALAHLLAAIHARGVIHRNIHPGGILIRPRGSDHGGPDELQVQLTDFDLATVCTEENPPFEHPSRILGTLAYSSPEQTGRMNRPVDYRADLYSLGATLYALATGAPPFEGTDTLALVHAHLAAVPVPPVTRAPWLPPRLSDLILTLLAKEPDDRYQSAAGLAHDLRRLRRALAVTEPAGQWQLREHDLPLSPRPPRRLYGREQELQTLLAAFRNLTRDRPGDGPRGLFVAGYAGVGKTALINELHRPVTLAGGLFITGKCDQYRRDRPFLAPTQCLRQLCHWLLAEPAAALAQWRERLLAGLGPDAGALFEVLPELEAVLGPRAPAPVLGPLESQVRLRTLLVALLRQVAAPARSLVLFLDDLQWADQPSLDFIRALLDETDLAGLLLVGAWRDNEVDNAHPVARLLCQRSATGPPALVITLSNLMCEDLVGLLGDMLHQPAATLSPLAALVNDKTGGNPFFAVEFVNTLHREGQLLPDPECGQWRWDAAAIALHPASANVVDFLAGRLARLPTATADLLVAVACVGTACDLGTLTLATGDTPATLVERLAPALELGILVTPSAVAFGRADPTARLRFCHDRMAQAVYQLRDDASRGRLHLAMARRFVQAGAASVHQFAAAEHYAAAAPLIRDRAERATARPLFIGAALRARQAGSFATAERFLRIAADLLPADAWQNEQEDTFALYAELHLVLYSQSHHCEADEVFELLGLRAAVPLQLVGPTCIQIMSLTARVRYLDAFALGCRRLDSLGVTVPTDDLPHLLEEELDLLYRHIDQGALERLPTSPALADEVLLGAARIMNRMLFTAFFKQPLPAIWILLRLSRWWLEHGYSDLFLVALAMTCLPAIVFRGDYATGYHLACMALATGMAREGGAETARVRHVLALFSSHWFRPVEEDLRHSRATIDAALRAGDLELVGYSFCTTLRATIEVCGDLAQMGAACTAALGFCRKHAHRLGEETSLPFRQLVRALEGKTQRPGSFDDADFNEQTHQAAIQGNSAALVTFHIYRGLAACLFDDREALACHAEAAQGLLSGIPGYYLIALGNLLHSLVLIERIHATPATEHPPLLEKVAANQAWLAARAADAPMNFSHLWELVEAQRLDALERPWEAQSAFERAMCQAQAHQRPWHHGLATERAGQFYLRRGLEQAGRPLLRRAQALYRQWGAHGKVRAMCARLPFLDARDQVDTTDIQGEALNHQALLRGMQALASETRLAQLVARVTELVGQLTGATDVRFFMLDEAGRWYLEGGLRGVERLERMPVSEAEERGLVSSAGRRLVLTTLQPVVSEDAVIDSRFAGDPHFAGLPLCSLLALPIFVQGRIRACLVLENRLFRAAFTAQGIETVSVLCDQLAISIENVRLYESLEQKVADRTRELEAANCLLETLSVRDGLTGIANRRCFDETLLAEWRRAARSGAPLALAMFDVDWFKNYNDCYGHQAGDECLRTLAGVLGSQARRAGDLAARYGGEEFAFIAAGIDLTGMLHLAEGVRTGLEACAIPHAESVIGHVTVSAGVAVVIPQDESSPQRLLRLADEALYRAKAQGRNRTVPAAVSA from the coding sequence ATGATGACCGTATTGCGCGTCGGCCAGGCGTTTCGCGAGTATCGCACCACCGACCCGGTCGATGGGTCTGCACTACTGGTCAAACAGGCGCTCGATGATGGCGCTTCCCTGGCCGCCCTGCGTAACGAGCAACGTATCCTTGAACGCCTGCAGGGGGTGGCGGGTTGTCCGCGTCTGGTGCGGTTCGACCCGGCCGCCCGGGAACTGACCATCGAGGACTTTGGCGGCATCAGGCTCAGCCCGGCGGGGTGCCAGGGGGAACTTGCGCCGTTGCTCGCCCTGTCCGAAGCATTGGCGCACCTCCTGGCCGCCATTCATGCGCGCGGGGTCATTCACCGGAACATCCATCCCGGGGGGATACTGATCCGGCCCCGCGGGTCGGATCATGGCGGACCGGACGAGTTGCAGGTGCAACTCACCGACTTTGATCTCGCCACGGTCTGTACCGAGGAAAATCCGCCATTCGAGCACCCGAGTCGCATCCTCGGTACCCTGGCCTATAGCTCCCCCGAACAGACTGGACGGATGAATCGACCGGTCGATTACCGCGCCGACCTCTACTCCTTGGGGGCCACCCTCTATGCCCTGGCGACGGGCGCCCCACCGTTTGAGGGGACCGACACCCTGGCGCTGGTCCATGCCCACCTCGCCGCGGTGCCGGTCCCGCCCGTGACCCGGGCGCCCTGGTTGCCGCCGCGCCTGTCCGACCTGATCCTGACCCTGCTGGCCAAGGAACCGGACGACCGCTATCAAAGCGCCGCGGGCCTGGCCCACGACCTGCGGCGCCTGCGCCGGGCCCTGGCCGTCACCGAGCCGGCCGGGCAATGGCAACTCAGAGAACACGACCTGCCCCTGTCGCCGCGCCCGCCGCGCCGTCTGTATGGTCGCGAGCAGGAGTTGCAGACGCTGCTGGCGGCCTTTAGGAACCTGACCCGGGACCGGCCGGGAGACGGTCCCCGGGGGCTGTTCGTAGCCGGATATGCGGGGGTCGGCAAGACGGCGCTGATCAATGAACTCCACCGGCCCGTGACCCTCGCGGGGGGGCTGTTCATCACGGGCAAGTGCGACCAGTACCGGCGCGACCGGCCGTTCCTGGCGCCGACGCAATGTCTGCGCCAATTGTGCCACTGGCTGCTGGCCGAACCCGCGGCGGCGCTCGCCCAGTGGCGCGAGCGGTTGCTGGCGGGGCTTGGTCCGGATGCCGGTGCATTGTTCGAGGTCCTGCCCGAACTGGAGGCCGTGCTGGGCCCGCGGGCCCCCGCGCCGGTGCTCGGACCGCTCGAGTCACAGGTGCGCCTGCGCACCCTGCTTGTCGCGCTGCTGCGCCAGGTGGCAGCGCCCGCGCGCTCTCTGGTGCTCTTTCTCGACGACCTGCAATGGGCCGACCAGCCATCGCTGGACTTCATTCGTGCCCTGCTGGATGAGACCGACCTGGCGGGCCTCCTGCTGGTCGGTGCCTGGCGCGATAACGAGGTCGATAATGCCCATCCGGTGGCGCGGTTGCTGTGCCAGCGGTCCGCCACCGGGCCGCCGGCATTGGTCATTACCTTGTCGAATCTGATGTGTGAAGACCTGGTCGGGCTGCTGGGGGACATGCTGCACCAGCCTGCCGCCACCCTGTCGCCATTGGCTGCGCTCGTGAACGACAAGACCGGCGGTAACCCCTTTTTTGCGGTCGAGTTCGTCAACACCCTGCACCGGGAAGGCCAGTTGTTGCCCGACCCGGAATGCGGGCAGTGGCGGTGGGACGCCGCTGCCATCGCACTACACCCGGCCAGCGCCAATGTGGTGGACTTTCTCGCCGGGCGGCTGGCCCGCCTGCCGACGGCGACCGCCGACCTCCTGGTCGCCGTCGCCTGCGTGGGCACCGCCTGTGACTTGGGCACCCTGACACTGGCCACGGGCGACACCCCGGCGACCCTCGTCGAGCGGCTCGCGCCGGCCTTGGAACTGGGGATCCTCGTCACGCCGAGCGCGGTTGCGTTCGGCCGGGCTGATCCGACTGCCCGGCTGCGGTTCTGTCACGACCGGATGGCGCAGGCGGTCTACCAGCTCCGGGACGACGCCTCACGGGGCCGGTTGCACTTGGCCATGGCCCGGCGTTTCGTCCAGGCGGGGGCCGCATCGGTGCATCAATTCGCCGCCGCGGAGCACTATGCCGCCGCCGCCCCGCTGATCCGCGACCGTGCCGAGCGGGCCACCGCACGTCCTTTGTTCATCGGTGCGGCCTTGCGGGCGCGCCAGGCCGGTTCCTTCGCGACCGCGGAGCGCTTCCTGCGGATAGCCGCCGACCTGTTGCCGGCGGACGCCTGGCAGAACGAACAGGAGGACACCTTTGCACTCTATGCCGAGTTGCACTTGGTGCTCTACAGCCAATCACATCATTGTGAGGCGGACGAGGTCTTTGAGTTACTCGGGCTCCGGGCTGCGGTGCCCCTGCAACTGGTGGGGCCGACGTGCATACAGATCATGAGTTTGACCGCTCGCGTGCGCTATCTGGATGCCTTCGCGCTCGGCTGCAGGCGATTGGATTCACTCGGCGTGACGGTGCCGACGGATGACCTGCCGCACCTCCTGGAAGAGGAACTCGACCTGTTGTATCGGCATATCGACCAGGGCGCGTTGGAGCGACTGCCAACGAGTCCCGCGCTGGCCGACGAGGTGCTTCTTGGTGCCGCCAGGATCATGAACCGCATGCTGTTCACGGCTTTTTTCAAGCAACCGCTGCCGGCCATCTGGATCCTGCTGCGGCTTAGCCGTTGGTGGCTCGAGCACGGTTACAGCGATCTATTTCTTGTGGCATTGGCGATGACCTGCTTGCCGGCCATCGTGTTTCGCGGTGACTACGCCACCGGTTACCACCTGGCCTGCATGGCATTGGCGACCGGAATGGCCCGTGAAGGGGGTGCTGAAACCGCCCGCGTCCGGCATGTGCTTGCCCTCTTTTCCAGCCACTGGTTTCGGCCGGTAGAGGAGGACCTCCGCCACTCCCGCGCTACGATCGACGCGGCCCTGCGGGCGGGCGACCTGGAACTGGTTGGTTACTCATTCTGCACGACGCTGCGGGCCACCATCGAGGTCTGCGGCGATCTCGCGCAAATGGGCGCGGCGTGCACGGCCGCGCTCGGTTTCTGCCGCAAGCACGCGCACCGCCTCGGGGAAGAGACGAGTCTTCCGTTCAGACAACTGGTGCGCGCACTGGAAGGCAAGACGCAGCGACCGGGAAGCTTCGACGATGCCGACTTCAATGAGCAGACGCATCAGGCGGCGATCCAGGGCAACTCCGCCGCGCTGGTTACTTTTCACATTTACCGGGGCCTGGCGGCCTGCCTGTTTGACGATCGGGAGGCACTGGCATGCCATGCGGAGGCGGCCCAGGGCCTCCTGTCGGGTATTCCCGGTTATTACCTGATCGCCTTGGGCAATCTGCTGCACTCATTGGTGCTGATTGAGAGGATCCATGCGACGCCCGCGACCGAGCACCCGCCATTGCTGGAGAAGGTGGCCGCCAACCAGGCCTGGCTCGCGGCCCGCGCGGCCGATGCCCCGATGAACTTCAGCCACCTCTGGGAACTGGTGGAGGCGCAGCGGCTGGACGCCCTGGAGCGGCCCTGGGAGGCCCAGTCGGCATTTGAACGGGCCATGTGTCAGGCGCAGGCCCACCAGCGCCCCTGGCATCATGGCTTGGCCACCGAGCGGGCCGGACAGTTCTATCTGCGGCGCGGGTTGGAACAGGCCGGCCGTCCGCTCCTGAGGCGGGCGCAGGCGCTCTATCGGCAGTGGGGCGCTCACGGCAAGGTGCGGGCGATGTGCGCGCGCCTGCCCTTTCTGGACGCCCGCGATCAGGTCGATACCACTGACATCCAGGGTGAGGCATTGAACCACCAGGCCCTGCTGCGCGGCATGCAGGCCCTGGCGTCGGAAACCAGGCTCGCTCAATTGGTGGCGCGGGTGACTGAATTGGTGGGCCAACTGACCGGCGCCACCGACGTGCGCTTCTTCATGCTGGATGAGGCTGGGCGCTGGTACCTGGAAGGCGGGTTGCGGGGGGTGGAGCGGCTGGAGCGGATGCCGGTGTCGGAGGCGGAAGAACGTGGGCTGGTCTCATCCGCCGGGCGGCGACTGGTCCTGACGACCTTGCAGCCAGTGGTGTCCGAGGACGCGGTAATCGACAGCCGTTTCGCCGGCGACCCCCACTTCGCCGGCCTGCCGCTGTGTTCACTGCTGGCCCTGCCGATCTTCGTGCAAGGACGGATCAGGGCCTGTCTGGTCCTGGAAAATCGGTTGTTTCGCGCGGCATTCACGGCCCAGGGGATCGAGACGGTGTCCGTGCTCTGCGATCAGTTGGCCATTTCAATCGAGAATGTGAGGCTCTACGAGTCCCTGGAACAGAAGGTCGCCGACCGCACCCGCGAATTGGAAGCGGCCAATTGCCTGTTGGAGACGTTGAGCGTCCGTGACGGCCTGACGGGAATTGCCAATCGCCGCTGCTTCGATGAGACCCTGCTGGCTGAATGGCGGCGCGCCGCCCGCTCCGGCGCGCCGCTCGCCCTGGCGATGTTCGACGTGGATTGGTTCAAGAATTATAATGATTGCTATGGCCATCAGGCCGGCGACGAGTGTCTGCGCACGCTCGCCGGGGTGCTCGGCAGCCAGGCCCGCAGGGCTGGCGATCTGGCGGCCCGCTATGGGGGGGAGGAGTTCGCCTTCATTGCCGCGGGCATTGACCTCACGGGCATGTTGCACCTGGCCGAGGGCGTCCGCACCGGGTTGGAAGCTTGCGCGATACCCCATGCCGAATCGGTGATCGGGCATGTCACGGTGAGTGCCGGTGTCGCCGTGGTGATTCCCCAGGATGAGTCGTCGCCGCAGCGCTTGCTGCGACTGGCCGATGAGGCCCTGTACCGCGCCAAGGCACAGGGCCGCAATCGCACGGTGCCGGCCGCCGTCAGTGCTTGA
- a CDS encoding HEPN domain-containing protein — protein MNAALDDAERLLRRACADLKALRHMGDPDSFDDNIYGFHAQQAVEKSLKAWLACLGYDYPLRHDLGELLAALAAAGQDIATLWPLTDLTPFAVQLRYDEFENCPPLDRSSIEADVGALVARVEGFVEKT, from the coding sequence ATGAACGCGGCGCTTGACGATGCCGAGCGACTATTGCGGCGCGCCTGTGCGGACCTCAAGGCGTTACGCCACATGGGGGACCCGGATAGCTTCGACGACAACATCTATGGCTTCCATGCACAGCAAGCAGTCGAGAAGTCCCTCAAGGCATGGCTCGCCTGCCTGGGCTATGACTATCCACTGCGCCATGATCTGGGAGAACTGTTGGCAGCCCTTGCGGCGGCTGGCCAGGACATCGCGACACTGTGGCCGCTGACCGATCTCACGCCGTTCGCCGTACAGTTGCGCTACGACGAGTTCGAGAACTGCCCGCCACTGGATCGGTCATCCATTGAAGCGGACGTCGGGGCGCTCGTTGCCCGGGTTGAAGGGTTCGTCGAGAAGACTTAG
- the prpF gene encoding 2-methylaconitate cis-trans isomerase PrpF — MSHIPQIKIPATYMRGGTSKGVFFRLQDLPASAQVPGAARDALLLRVIGSPDPYGKQIDGMGGATSSTSKTVILSKSSRPDHDCDYLFGQVSIDTAFVDWSGNCGNLSAAVGSFAISSGLVDAARIPRDGVAIVRIWQANIAKTIIAHVPITNGAVQETGDFELDGVTFPAAEVQLEFMDPAAEEEGAGGAMFPTGNLVDTLEVPGVGTLTVTMINAGIPTIFVNADAIGYTGTELQDAINGDAKALAMFETIRAYGAVRMGLIKHIDEAAKRQHTPKVAFVAKPAAYVSSSGKQVAVADMDVLVRALSMGKLHHAMMGTAAVAIGTAAAIPGTLVNLAAGGGARTAVRFGHPSGTLRVGAEANQVDGEWVVTKAIMSRSARVLMEGWVRVPGDALQ; from the coding sequence ATGTCTCACATACCCCAGATCAAGATTCCCGCCACCTACATGCGCGGCGGCACCAGCAAAGGCGTGTTCTTCCGCCTGCAGGACCTTCCCGCAAGCGCGCAGGTGCCGGGCGCGGCGCGTGACGCGCTATTGCTGCGGGTCATCGGCAGCCCCGACCCCTACGGTAAACAGATCGACGGCATGGGCGGGGCGACCTCCAGCACCAGCAAGACGGTCATTCTGTCCAAGAGCAGCAGGCCCGATCACGACTGCGATTATCTGTTCGGGCAGGTGTCCATCGACACGGCCTTCGTCGACTGGAGCGGCAACTGCGGCAATCTCTCCGCCGCGGTCGGCTCCTTTGCGATCAGCAGCGGGCTGGTCGATGCCGCCCGTATTCCGCGCGACGGCGTGGCGATCGTGCGCATCTGGCAGGCAAACATCGCCAAGACCATCATCGCGCACGTGCCCATCACCAACGGTGCGGTGCAGGAAACCGGTGACTTCGAGCTCGACGGCGTGACCTTCCCCGCCGCGGAGGTGCAGCTCGAATTCATGGACCCGGCGGCCGAGGAAGAGGGCGCGGGGGGCGCCATGTTCCCCACCGGCAACCTGGTGGATACGCTCGAGGTCCCTGGGGTCGGCACGCTCACGGTCACCATGATCAATGCCGGCATCCCGACCATTTTCGTGAATGCGGATGCCATCGGCTATACGGGCACCGAGCTGCAGGACGCCATCAACGGCGATGCCAAGGCCCTGGCCATGTTCGAGACCATTCGTGCCTATGGCGCCGTGCGTATGGGGCTCATCAAACACATCGATGAGGCTGCCAAACGCCAGCACACCCCCAAGGTCGCCTTTGTCGCCAAGCCGGCGGCCTATGTATCATCGAGTGGTAAGCAGGTCGCGGTCGCCGACATGGACGTGCTGGTGCGGGCACTCTCGATGGGCAAGCTGCATCACGCCATGATGGGCACGGCCGCGGTTGCCATCGGCACCGCGGCGGCGATCCCGGGCACGCTGGTGAACCTCGCCGCCGGCGGCGGTGCGCGCACCGCAGTGCGCTTCGGTCATCCCTCGGGGACCCTGCGGGTCGGTGCCGAGGCCAACCAGGTCGACGGCGAATGGGTCGTGACCAAGGCCATCATGAGCCGCAGCGCCCGGGTGTTGATGGAGGGCTGGGTGCGCGTGCCCGGGGATGCGCTCCAATAG
- a CDS encoding bacteriohemerythrin: protein MAAFLTWLTKWQTGVTWVDADHREITAMLNRIVDVNRRAPTQDPATAGREVLVVLDALIERTRRHIHAEEAFLREVRPPGYDAHRCEHALQLAEFTDLRRALEEDGAPDLNPETLQAFKRWFFNHVIVEDRDYAEYRDDEPEAAPTAPSPDWAD, encoded by the coding sequence ATGGCCGCTTTCCTCACCTGGCTCACCAAGTGGCAGACCGGCGTCACCTGGGTCGACGCGGACCACCGGGAGATCACGGCGATGCTCAACCGGATCGTGGACGTGAACCGGCGCGCGCCCACCCAGGACCCGGCCACCGCCGGGCGCGAGGTGCTCGTGGTCCTGGATGCCCTGATCGAACGCACCCGCCGACATATCCACGCCGAGGAGGCCTTTCTGCGCGAGGTCCGCCCGCCCGGCTACGACGCGCACCGCTGCGAGCACGCGCTGCAACTCGCCGAGTTCACGGACCTGCGCCGCGCCTTGGAGGAGGACGGCGCCCCCGACCTGAATCCGGAGACCCTGCAGGCGTTCAAACGCTGGTTCTTCAACCATGTGATCGTCGAGGACCGGGACTACGCGGAGTACCGCGACGATGAGCCGGAAGCCGCACCGACAGCCCCGTCACCCGACTGGGCAGACTAA
- a CDS encoding nucleotidyltransferase domain-containing protein translates to MNVDEDNLLGRMVEVIVREVDPDAVILFGSRARGEAGPDSDVDLLVIDKGDFSMQRSRRLVAGWLYRKLAGFGVAKDLVLYSKDEVSRFAGSPNHLVARALREGRWLYERGA, encoded by the coding sequence ATGAATGTCGATGAGGATAACCTGCTGGGGCGCATGGTCGAGGTGATCGTCCGGGAAGTCGACCCGGATGCCGTCATCCTGTTCGGCTCCCGCGCGCGGGGTGAGGCCGGGCCCGACTCGGACGTGGATCTTTTGGTCATCGATAAGGGGGATTTTTCTATGCAGCGCAGCCGCCGTTTGGTAGCCGGCTGGCTGTATCGTAAGCTGGCGGGCTTCGGGGTTGCAAAGGACCTGGTGCTCTACAGCAAAGACGAGGTTAGCCGCTTCGCGGGTAGCCCGAATCACTTGGTGGCCCGCGCCTTGAGGGAAGGGAGATGGCTCTATGAACGCGGCGCTTGA
- a CDS encoding acyl-[ACP]--phospholipid O-acyltransferase, protein MARLFRISGFLSFIGMMFLNAFVDLGHKIVIQNTLFKTFDGEAQILFTAIVNALILLPFVLLFSPAGYLADRFPKPRVMRVSAWAAVAITLGITACYYLGLFWLAFWLTFVLALQSAIYSPAKYGYIKELVGKESLAAANGWVQATTTTAILGGIFVFSVLFEGHLAGLAYSTPGEVMHLVAPLGWLLVLGSLIEAGLSYRLPQTEPAGQMPFDWAQYARGRYLHDNLKAAWDNRVIWLSIIGLGVFWSISQVILAVFPAFAKETLGETNVVVVQGLLACSGLGIIIGSIVAGRVSRDHIETALIPVGAIGISVALFLLPELHSTLAHGINFLLIGFLGGLFLVPLNALIQFNAGEQGLGRVLAASNFVQNLWMLAFLGLVVGAAYAQVSGFALMIALALVALAGALYTVYQLPQSLVRFVILRIVATRFRLRVIGLDRLPAQGGVLLLGNHISWVDWAMVQMACPRPVRFVMEREIYERWYLKWFLDFFGVVPISRGSSRHAIASVAELIEQGELVCIFPEGTISKNGQLSEFKRGYELSARQVAAGTAAVIVPFYLRGLWGSRFSYASAKLRENRGEGQVRDVVVAFGAPLPLAAGAEQVKQSVFELSVVSWEDYVLRLPTLPVAWLHNAKRAPGRVSVIESSGTTLTNRRLIAAVLLFTGRVRRLAPEPALGILLPASGACAIANLAGLMAGKQVVNLNYTASPEALRAAIAAAGIRHVLTADLFLKRLAARGIDLGAAFGEVTLHPMEDLRAGIGRLAGLWALLLAAALPARALLTLFASRSRPQDTAAILFSSGSEGAPKGVELTHRNIMANLRQISDMLNTEAADVMMANLPPFHAFGLTVTTFLPLVEGIPIVCHPDPTDAFGTAKAIARYRATVLCSTSTFLGLYTRNRKVHPLMLESLRVVVAGAERLAQDVREAFVLKFQRPIFEGYGATETTPVASVNVPDTLDLDNWKVQLGSRPGTVGMPLPGTSFRVVDPLTLATLAPGTDGLILIGGVQVMKGYLKAPDKTAAAVTELDGRRWYKTGDKGHLDEDGFLTIVDRYSRFAKVGGEMISLGAVEEQVRRVLGQPDLELAAVNLPDEKKGERILLLAAADLDLDALRRALLAAGVNPLSIPSQVRRVDAIPKLGSGKTDFGGARRLASAP, encoded by the coding sequence ATGGCGCGTCTGTTTCGCATCAGCGGTTTCCTGTCCTTTATCGGGATGATGTTCCTCAATGCATTCGTGGACTTGGGCCACAAGATCGTCATCCAGAACACGCTCTTCAAGACCTTCGACGGTGAGGCGCAGATCCTCTTCACCGCCATCGTCAATGCCCTGATCCTGCTGCCCTTCGTCCTGCTCTTCTCGCCCGCGGGCTATCTGGCGGACCGCTTCCCCAAGCCGCGGGTGATGCGGGTTTCCGCCTGGGCGGCGGTAGCGATCACGCTCGGGATCACCGCCTGCTACTACCTGGGGCTGTTCTGGCTGGCCTTTTGGCTGACCTTCGTGTTGGCGCTCCAATCCGCCATCTACTCGCCGGCCAAGTACGGCTACATCAAGGAGTTGGTCGGCAAGGAGTCTCTGGCGGCGGCCAACGGCTGGGTCCAGGCGACCACCACGACCGCGATCCTGGGCGGGATCTTCGTGTTTTCGGTGCTGTTCGAGGGCCACCTGGCAGGGCTGGCCTACAGCACCCCTGGCGAGGTCATGCACCTGGTCGCCCCGCTCGGCTGGCTGCTGGTGCTGGGCTCCCTGATCGAGGCGGGACTGTCCTATCGCCTGCCCCAGACCGAGCCCGCGGGACAGATGCCCTTCGACTGGGCCCAGTACGCCCGCGGGCGCTATCTGCATGACAATCTCAAGGCCGCCTGGGACAATCGGGTCATCTGGCTCTCGATCATCGGACTCGGGGTCTTCTGGTCCATCTCGCAGGTCATCCTGGCGGTCTTCCCGGCCTTCGCCAAGGAGACGCTGGGGGAGACCAACGTGGTGGTGGTCCAGGGCCTGCTGGCCTGCTCCGGGCTCGGCATCATCATCGGCTCCATCGTCGCCGGGCGGGTCTCGCGCGACCACATCGAGACCGCCCTGATCCCGGTGGGGGCGATCGGGATCAGCGTGGCCCTGTTCCTGCTCCCGGAGTTGCACTCGACCCTGGCCCACGGGATCAATTTTCTCTTGATCGGTTTCCTGGGCGGTCTCTTCCTGGTGCCGCTCAATGCCCTGATCCAGTTCAACGCCGGGGAGCAGGGCCTGGGCCGGGTGCTGGCCGCCAGCAATTTCGTCCAGAACCTCTGGATGCTGGCCTTCCTGGGGTTGGTCGTGGGCGCCGCCTACGCCCAGGTGAGCGGGTTTGCCCTGATGATCGCGCTCGCGCTGGTGGCCCTGGCGGGGGCGCTCTACACGGTCTATCAGCTCCCGCAGTCGCTGGTGCGCTTCGTCATCCTGCGTATCGTGGCCACCCGCTTCCGGCTGCGGGTCATCGGGCTCGACCGGCTGCCGGCCCAGGGTGGGGTGCTGTTGCTCGGCAATCACATCAGTTGGGTGGACTGGGCCATGGTGCAGATGGCCTGCCCGCGACCGGTGCGCTTCGTCATGGAGCGCGAGATCTATGAGCGTTGGTACCTGAAGTGGTTCCTGGACTTCTTCGGGGTGGTGCCGATCTCGCGCGGCAGCAGCCGCCACGCCATCGCCAGCGTCGCCGAACTGATCGAACAGGGGGAACTGGTGTGCATCTTCCCGGAGGGGACCATCAGCAAGAACGGGCAACTCTCCGAGTTCAAGCGCGGCTACGAGCTGTCGGCCCGTCAGGTCGCGGCGGGGACCGCGGCCGTCATCGTGCCCTTTTACCTGCGCGGCCTCTGGGGCAGCCGTTTCTCCTATGCCAGCGCCAAGCTGCGGGAGAATCGCGGGGAGGGGCAGGTACGGGACGTGGTGGTCGCCTTCGGTGCCCCCCTGCCGCTGGCGGCGGGTGCGGAACAGGTCAAACAGTCCGTCTTCGAACTGTCGGTGGTGTCCTGGGAGGACTATGTGCTGCGCCTGCCGACCCTGCCGGTGGCCTGGCTGCACAACGCCAAACGCGCGCCCGGCCGGGTGTCGGTGATCGAGTCGAGCGGGACCACACTCACCAACCGGCGGCTCATCGCCGCCGTCCTGCTCTTCACCGGGCGGGTCCGGCGGCTGGCCCCGGAACCGGCGCTCGGCATCCTGCTGCCGGCCAGTGGTGCCTGCGCCATCGCCAACCTGGCCGGGCTCATGGCCGGCAAGCAAGTGGTGAACCTCAACTACACCGCCAGCCCCGAGGCGCTGCGCGCCGCCATCGCCGCCGCCGGCATCCGCCATGTGCTCACCGCGGACCTGTTCCTGAAACGGCTCGCGGCGCGCGGTATCGATCTCGGTGCGGCCTTCGGGGAGGTCACCCTGCACCCCATGGAGGACCTGCGTGCCGGCATCGGCAGGCTCGCGGGGCTGTGGGCGCTGCTCCTGGCCGCGGCGCTCCCGGCGCGGGCCCTGCTCACGCTGTTTGCGAGCCGCAGCCGTCCGCAGGACACCGCCGCCATCCTCTTTTCCAGCGGCAGCGAGGGGGCGCCCAAGGGCGTGGAACTGACCCATCGCAACATCATGGCCAACCTGCGGCAGATCTCGGACATGCTCAACACCGAGGCCGCCGACGTGATGATGGCCAACCTGCCGCCCTTCCACGCCTTCGGACTCACCGTGACCACCTTCCTGCCGCTGGTCGAGGGCATCCCGATCGTGTGTCACCCGGACCCCACGGACGCTTTCGGCACGGCCAAGGCCATCGCCCGCTACCGCGCCACGGTGCTGTGCAGCACCTCGACCTTCCTGGGACTCTATACCAGGAACCGCAAGGTCCATCCGCTGATGCTCGAGTCGCTGCGGGTGGTGGTGGCCGGGGCCGAGCGGCTGGCGCAGGACGTGCGCGAGGCCTTCGTGCTCAAGTTCCAGCGACCCATCTTCGAGGGCTACGGGGCGACCGAGACCACTCCGGTGGCGAGTGTGAATGTGCCGGACACCCTGGATCTCGACAACTGGAAGGTCCAGCTCGGCTCGCGCCCCGGCACCGTCGGTATGCCGCTGCCGGGCACCAGCTTCCGGGTGGTGGACCCGCTGACGCTCGCGACCCTGGCCCCCGGGACCGACGGGCTGATCCTGATCGGCGGCGTGCAGGTCATGAAGGGGTACCTCAAGGCCCCGGACAAGACCGCCGCCGCGGTCACTGAACTGGACGGCAGGCGTTGGTACAAGACCGGCGACAAGGGGCATCTGGATGAGGACGGCTTCCTGACCATCGTCGACCGCTACTCGCGCTTCGCCAAGGTCGGCGGTGAGATGATCAGCCTGGGCGCGGTGGAGGAGCAGGTGCGCCGCGTCCTGGGGCAGCCCGACTTGGAACTGGCGGCCGTCAACCTGCCCGACGAGAAGAAGGGCGAGCGCATCCTGCTCCTGGCGGCGGCGGATCTGGACCTGGACGCGTTGCGCCGCGCCCTGCTCGCGGCCGGGGTGAACCCCTTGAGTATCCCGTCGCAGGTGCGCCGCGTGGACGCTATCCCCAAGCTCGGCAGCGGCAAGACCGACTTCGGCGGGGCGCGGCGCCTGGCGTCGGCACCCTAA